From a single Lolium rigidum isolate FL_2022 chromosome 7, APGP_CSIRO_Lrig_0.1, whole genome shotgun sequence genomic region:
- the LOC124670181 gene encoding pentatricopeptide repeat-containing protein At1g02150-like: MLLHLLTPSSAAPARPSPRRPCAAAAFTVRCASSSAASPSSSSSAAVAAAGQQVANVHSYGTVDFERRPALRWSSLYRRLAVGNGGRPVGRILADWDEGERRLDKWELCRIAKELRKFRRFNLALQVYDWMTERRDRFPLSASDMAIQLDLVAKVRGVPDAEEYFEKLPDPLKDKRTYGSLLNVYAQAKMKEKTENTFELMRKKGFATDTLPFNVLMNFYVDIEEPEKASTVTDEMKKRNVAFDVCTYNIWIRSCAAMKDADGMERVFNEMIADESVVSNWTTYTTLASMHIKFENFEKAEECLKEAEKRTTGRDKKCFHFLITLYSHLQKKEEVYRIWNRYKATFHTIHNLGYQEVLSALVRLGDIEGAELLYEEWASKSSSYDPKTMNILLAWYSREGFVVKAEQTLNRFVEKGGNPKPNTWEILATAYLKNNQLSEALSSMEKAAAVTSASKWRPRLTNVETLLSYFKDKNDTESANRLMSVLESRGCAENEEYKSLINTYAFAAA; the protein is encoded by the exons ATGCTGCTCCACCTCCTCACTCCCTCCTCCGCGGCCCCGGCCCGGCCATCTCCGCGGCGGCCGTGCGCCGCGGCTGCGTTCACGGTGCGGTGCGCGTCCTCCTCGGCcgcttcgccgtcgtcgtcgtcgtcggcggcggtcgcggcggctggGCAGCAGGTGGCGAATGTGCACAGCTACGGGACGGTGGACTTCGAGCGGCGGCCGGCGCTGCGGTGGAGCAGCCTGTACCGGCGTTTGGCAGTGGGAAACGGCGGCCGTCCGGTGGGGCGGATTCTCGCGGACTGGGACGAGGGCGAGCGCCGTCTTGACAAGTGGGAGCTCTGCCGCATCGCCAAGGAGCTCCGCAAGTTCCGCCGGTTCAACCTCGCGCTCCAG GTATATGATTGGATGACTGAGCGCAGGGATAGATTTCCGCTATCAGCGAGTGATATGGCAATCCAGTTGGATCTGGTTGCAAAAGTACGTGGTGTTCCAGATGCTGAAGAATATTTCGAAAAACTTCCTGATCCTCTGAAGGACAAGCGAACATATGGGTCTCTTCTCAATGTTTATGCCCAAGCTAAGATGaaagagaaaacagaaaacacaTTTGAGCTGATGAGGAAAAAGGGATTTGCAACTGACACATTACCTTTTAATGTATTGATGAATTTTTATGTGGATATTGAAGAGCCTGAAAAGGCGTCTACAGTtactgatgagatgaagaaaagaaATGTAGCTTTTGATGTCTGCACTTACAATATTTGGATAAGGAGTTGTGCAGCTATGAAAGATGCCGATGGAATGGAACGAGTCTTTAACGAGATGATTGCTGATGAGTCTGTTGTTTCCAATTGGACTACTTATACCACACTTGCTAGCATGCATATTAAGTTTGAGAACTTTGAGAAGGCAGAAGAATGCCTGAAAGAAGCTGAAAAGAGAACAACAGGTAGGGATAAGAAATGTTTCCATTTTCTCATCACACTCTATAGCCACCTCCAAAAGAAGGAAGAAGTATATCGCATTTGGAATCGGTATAAAGCAACTTTCCACACAATTCACAACCTAGGTTACCAAGAGGTACTGTCTGCCCTTGTTAGGCTAGGGGATATTGAGGGAGCTGAACTTCTGTACGAAGAATGGGCGTCCAAAAGTTCGAGTTATGATCCCAAGACTATGAACATTTTATTGGCATGGTACTCTAGAGAAGGTTTTGTTGTCAAGGCGGAGCAAACTCTCAACAGATTTGTTGAGAAAGGTGGGAACCCCAAACCAAACACCTGGGAAATCCTTGCCACAGCATACCTGAAGAATAATCAACTATCTGAAGCTCTTTCATCTATGGAGAAAGCCGCGGCAGTTACTAGTGCAAGTAAATGGAGACCAAGACTAACCAATGTTGAGACTCTCCTGTCATATTTCAAGGATAAGAATGACACAGAGAGTGCAAACAGGTTAATGAGTGTACTTGAAAGTAGAGGGTGTGCTGAGAATGAAGAGTACAAGTCTCTGATTAACACCTATGCTTTTGCTGCCGCATGA